From Halorussus lipolyticus:
TTCCAACTGGAGGAAGCCGACCGGGAGGAGACTGACGCCGACCATCAGCGCGAGGCCGACGTTCCACGCCCAGAACGCGCGCCGGAGGTTGGTCGGGTCCCACTTGGCCTCGGGCACCGCGATGCGGAGCATGTAGGTGACCATGCCGAGCGCTAGAAGTCCGAACGCGCCGAACATCGCGGCGTGGGCGTGGGCCACCGTGAGGTAGGTGCCGTGTTCGAAGTAGTTGATGAACGGCAGGTTGATGAAGAACCCGAGGACGCCGGCCCCGACGAAGTTCCAGACGCCGGAGGCAATGATGAACATGAACGGGAGCGTGTAGGGGAACGAGTCGCCGCTGTTGGACATCGCCCGGTACTGGCCGATGGCCTCGTAGAGGATGAAGACGAGGGGGATGAGTTCCAGCGTCGAGAACGCGCTCCCGATGGGAACCCACATGTCGGGTTGGCCGACCCACCAGTAGTGGTGAGAGACGCCGATGACGCCCGTGCCCATGACCAGCAGGGCTTGGACCATCACGGCCTTCTCCGCCGAGCGCTTCTTGAGCAGGTTCATGCTGACCAGCGTGAAGCCGACCAGCGCGACGATGAAGAACTCGAAGGCCCCTTCGACCCACATGTGGACGACCCACCAGCGCCAGAACTCGGTGACGACGATGTTGGTCTGGGGCGTGTAGAGGAACCCGGCGCAGAACAGCAGGGCGATGGACCCGCCGGCGTACAGAATCATGTGGGCGAGACCGTACCGGGGTTCGCGGTCCAGCAGGGGCTTGAGACCGCGGGCGGTGAGACCGGCCCACGCGAGGAAGCCGACGAGGATGCCGACCTGCCAGAGCCGACCGATTTCGAGATACTCCAGCCCCTCGTTGCCCAGAATCCACCAGAGGTCGTCGAAGTAACCCTTCGCCCCGAGCCAGACGCCCAGCAGGCCGCCGACCACGACGACCACCAGCGCGCCCAGCAACATGTTGACGTACTTCCCCTGATTCTTGGGTTCGCGCTTGGTCAGCAAGGGCGGGAGGAACAGTCCGGCCCCGAGCCACAGCGTCGCAATCCAGAGGACCCCCAAGTCGATGTGCCACGTCTTGGCGATGGCGAAGGGGAGCCACGAGATGAAGTCGATGCCCAGCATCTCGCCGAGACCGAAGAAGGCGTCGCGCTCGATGTAGTAGTGGGCCAGCAGGCCCCCGAGGAGAACTTGCGCGAGGAACAGGCCAGCGCCGACGACGGCGAACCGGAGCGCCGCGGCCTGTCCGGGGAACAGGTCCACCTCGTCGGGACTCGGAATCGTGACGCCCTCGGTGTCAGGTTCCGAGAGTTCGATGGACTTGTAGAGCCAGACGCCGGCTCCGGCCCCGGCGACCAGCAGGACCATGGCGATGACGCTCCACGTCATGGCCGCGCCGGTGGCCTCGTTACCAGCAGTGGGGTTGTAGGGCCACTCGTTGGTGTAACTGTGGTCCGACCCCGGCCGGTCGGTGTGGGAAATCCACGCGGTCCAGAGCGAGAAGTCGGCGAAGCGTTTGGCGTCCTCCTCCGATTCTATCATCCCTTCGGGGACGCCGCGCTCGGCCGCGCCGTCGTGGTACCGCTCGACGTAGACCTGCTGGACCTGCTCGTGGGCGTAGGCCTCGGCGGCGGTGTACTCGATGCGCTCGCCCGGACTGCCGTCGGTCAAATCACCCTCGACCGCCACATCCACAGTGGCCTGCTCGCTGGACGACAGCGAGGAGTAGTCGTCGGTCCCGTACTGCTCTCGGGCGTAGTACTGGCGCATGAACTCCACCTTCAAATCCAGCGTGTCGGCGGTGTAGTCCTCGCCGTAGTACGCCCCGTTACCCAGAATCGACCCGTGGTTCATCATGCCGTTCGACTGGAAGACGGTCTTGCCCTCGCGGACCTGCTCGGCCGTCACGATGGTCTGGCCGTCGGGTCCTTGGACCTCTTTGGGGATGGGTGGGGCCTCCTGATAGGAGTACCACGCACCGATGCCCATCACGGCCAGATTCACGACGAAGACCGTCGCAAGTATTTTCGCCAGCGTGCTACGTTTGACTCTCATACAGGTCGAGGTTGCCCGTCGAGGGGCTTTTAACCGGGACGCGATTGCTGAAAGCTGGGAACCCGGCCGAACGTGTTCGGACCGAGAGCGACACCGATAGCAGGAGGCCTCTTCTATGGACCAACTAAGGACGCGACAGGCGGACCACTCCACGGGATGCGACAGGCGGACCACTCCACGGGATGCGACCGCGTGCGCGTAGTTCTGCGCGCACGCGGTCGGGGAGGACCGGGGCGCGGTGCAGTGGCGGTTGCAGTTGCTCGCGTCGAAAGTTCCGGGAAAAGAGCGGGAAGACGAACGACCGAGACGACGAGTCCTCGCCTCGGTCACGACTGCGCGTCGAACCACACCGGCGTTCGCGCGAAACTACTCGTCGGCCCGAGGAGCCAACACCAACAGCGCGGTGGTGTCCTCCTCGGCCTTCGGTGCCACCTCCTTTCGGCCGTCGAACCGCAGGAGGTCGCCGGGTTCGAGGACGTTCGATTCGTCCTCGACCCGAACGTCGAGGCGGCCCGAGACGAGGTGGACGACGATTTGGCGCTCCGGATGTCGGTGGGCCGGAACCTCGTCGCCCGCATCGAGTTCGAGGCGGACCGTCTTGGGTTCGCTTCCGGGGAAGGCCACCTCGCGGGGCGTCTCGGTCAGGTCGTCGAGTGCGACTGTTTCGGTCATGATTGGCTATCGTCGGTCGCTACTGTTTGGGGAACTTGGCGACGAACTTCTCGGCCTCCTCGCGTTCGACCTCGTAGTTGTCGGCGTCGAACGATTCGACCTCGGCCTGCATCTCGTAGAACAGCGGTTTGGGTTCGTGGTCGTTGACGATTTCTAAGACCTCGCCGCTGTCCAACTCGGCGAAGGCGTCGTGTATCTTCGGATGGCGCTTCGGCGGCGGCATCTCACGGACGTCTAATCTCGGCATACACGAAGACGTTGCCGCGGTCGCTCCTTCTCGATTCTGACGAACATGTTCGGGTTCGGGGGAGTCCGGCGGAGCGCGACCCGCACTCACTTCGTTCGCTCGGGGCCACGCGCGTCGAACTCGCCTTTCCGCAACCCCTCTCGCACGGGGTCGTGTTCGGCGTCGGTCGGCGGCGGAGCGGTGACGAGCGTGGCCTCCAACCGCTCGCCGTCGTCGGCTTTCACGCCGCGGTCCGCTCCGGCGGGCACGACCACCACGTCGCCCGGACCGACTCGGTGGTCGTCCTCGCCGTCGCGGACGAGGCCGGTGCCGCGCTGGACCGTAATCGCCACGTCGCTGTCGGGCGCGTGGACCGGAATGAACTGGCCCGGTTCGAAGTAGCCGAGGACGACCTTCGCCCGGTCGCTCCGGAAGACGGACCGGGCGCTGAATCGCTCGTCGTCGTACTCGCGTTCGGCGTCGAAATCGGTTGCGACCATGTGGGAGACGTGGGGCGAGTCGGTCGTGGGGGCTTCGCCGAACGTGTTCGGCCTCGTTCGGGTGATGCCCGGAGAAATATCTCCATTATTTTACCACATCTATTACTGTTCTTAGCATACAAAATTCGTTCTCAAAGAAATTATTTCATTCCTCTAGATGAAAAGAGGACGGAGAGAGGCCGAAACACCCGCTGTCACGGGAACTGCTCGTCGGGGTCGCGTTCAGGGGCGTCCCCGCCAGTCTCAGAGCCGAGGGCGTCGATTCGGAGCGACTCGGGACCGTGGCGGACCACGACACCGACCAGATTCCCCGAGAAGACCGCGAAGCCAACCAGCGCCAGCGCGCCCCCGAGGAGACCGGCGAGTTCGGCCTCGCCCATCCCGACGCTTCGCCAGACCGCCGCCAGAACCACCAGTCCGACCCCGACCAGCGCGAGCCAGAAGTCCGCGGCGGCGAGGCGAGCGTCGTAGAGGTCGTCTATCATCGGCACCGGTTCGAGGCCCACGCGGTCGCTGTACCGGCGAATCCAGACGATGAAGGGCACGACGTGGTAGAGCGTCCCGAGGAGGACGAACCCGATAGCGCCCGCCGCGAGGAGGTGGCCCACCGCGGGGTGGCCGAAAGTGGTCGCGGGGTCCTCCGCGCCGGTGAGCCACGGCGGCGCAGTCGAGACGACCCACGCCGGGAGGACCACCGCGACGAGGGCGTACCGCGAGAGCATCGGGGTTCGCTCGACTCTGGTCTCGACCAACTTTCGGGCCAGCACCGCTGTGAATGCCAGCAGGCCGACCAGCACCAGCGCGCCCCCGACGCGGGCCACCGGGGCGCTCCCGACCAATCGACCCCCGGCGAGCGCGAGGACGCCGACCGGATAGGTGGTCTCCTCGACTCGGCGGAGGGTCGCGTCGGCGTCCTCGATTTCGGTCTGGGTGAACATCGCCACGAGTTGGTAGAGCGCGCCGACGACGGTGGTGAGGACGACGCCGAACACCGCGAGCGTGGCGTGGGCAGACACGACCTCCGAGCGAGCGAGGCCCGCGAGGGCGAAGATTGGTCGGGTGAAATCCACCGCGAGGAGAAGTCCGAGGGTCGTCACGAGCAGGACGTGGCCCAGCGCGAGGCCGAAGTGGCGCTCGGTCGTGTCTCGCTCCTCGACGCTCCAGAGGGTCCGGCCCACGTTGTAGACGAAGACCCAGAATCCCGCCAGCATCGACGCGCCCGCAATCGGAAGCAGGTCGAGAGTCCCCGCCAACAGCAGGCCCGCGAAGCCGGAGACGCCCCCGGCGACCAGCGCGAGTTGGGCGAGGGCGAGTCGCCGCGAGTGGAGTTCGACGCCCGACCACACCGGCACGAACTGGGTCATCGCGCCCAGAATCGTGACGCAGACCCACCCGACCAGCAGGAGGTGAACGTGCGCTGGCCCGGCGAGGCCCGGCGTGACGCCGACGAGACCCAGCACGCCGAGACCGGTCCCCGCGAGCAGGAAGGCGAACCCGACGAGGAAATGCGCGAGGGGCACCGCCATCGGCGGGCCGCGCTCGGCGTCGATGCCGGCGGGGACGCTCATCGCGGCGTTATCTCCACCCGCCACTCGTCGGGCGCGACCTGCTCGGCGTCGTAGTCGAAGCCTCGCCGGTCCAGCACGCCGTAGAGCGGTTCGGGTTCGAAGCTGTTGTACAGGACCAGCGTCTCGCCGTCGTCGAGTTCGGCGAGCGCCGACGAGATGGCCCCGAACGGTTCGCCGTCGATTTCGCGGGCGTCGAGTTCCCGAGTGGTCTGGCTCGTGGTCATGTCTCTGACTGGGACGCGCGTTCGCCTATCGATTCTGCCGACCATGTTCGACCGGGAAGGAGTCGGGGACCGTGAACCCGAGTTTCCGGAGTCGCTCGGCGTCTCGGGTTAGATTCCGGTAGAACTCCCGGCCCTCGTCGGTCAGGAAGGCCGCGCCGTACCGGATGGGTTCGCCGCGAACCGTCTCACTGCCGACCGTGACCTCGGCGGTCCGGTAGCGGTCGGCGAGTCGGGGGTCCGAGAGGTCGATTTCCGGCGGGAGGTCCACCCGCGGCAGGTCGTGGGCCACTGCCATGTTCCGGTAGGCGAACGCGGCGTCGAGGCCGCCGGTCTCCAGCGCCCGGAGGAGTTGGGTCTCGGGGAACACGTCGGCGTTCGCCCGGATGTCCTCGGCGGGGGCGTCGTCACCGGGGGCGTCCCGGCCCGCGAGTTCGAGCGCCAGCAGGGTCCGATAGCCGAGCGGGTCGCGCTCGGGGTCGGTCCGACCCACCGAAACGTCTTCGCGCGCGAGGACCGACCGCCAATCCCGGCGAATCGCGTCGGCGTGGGGCGAGTCGGGATTGTAGACCACCACCAGCGCGTTGGTGGCGAACGTGGCGTGCCACCCCGCGAGACCGTCCACGAGGTCGGGGTCGGCCAGCGCGATGGCGTC
This genomic window contains:
- a CDS encoding DUF2249 domain-containing protein, yielding MTTSQTTRELDAREIDGEPFGAISSALAELDDGETLVLYNSFEPEPLYGVLDRRGFDYDAEQVAPDEWRVEITPR
- a CDS encoding DUF2249 domain-containing protein; the protein is MPRLDVREMPPPKRHPKIHDAFAELDSGEVLEIVNDHEPKPLFYEMQAEVESFDADNYEVEREEAEKFVAKFPKQ
- a CDS encoding nitric-oxide reductase large subunit; its protein translation is MRVKRSTLAKILATVFVVNLAVMGIGAWYSYQEAPPIPKEVQGPDGQTIVTAEQVREGKTVFQSNGMMNHGSILGNGAYYGEDYTADTLDLKVEFMRQYYAREQYGTDDYSSLSSSEQATVDVAVEGDLTDGSPGERIEYTAAEAYAHEQVQQVYVERYHDGAAERGVPEGMIESEEDAKRFADFSLWTAWISHTDRPGSDHSYTNEWPYNPTAGNEATGAAMTWSVIAMVLLVAGAGAGVWLYKSIELSEPDTEGVTIPSPDEVDLFPGQAAALRFAVVGAGLFLAQVLLGGLLAHYYIERDAFFGLGEMLGIDFISWLPFAIAKTWHIDLGVLWIATLWLGAGLFLPPLLTKREPKNQGKYVNMLLGALVVVVVGGLLGVWLGAKGYFDDLWWILGNEGLEYLEIGRLWQVGILVGFLAWAGLTARGLKPLLDREPRYGLAHMILYAGGSIALLFCAGFLYTPQTNIVVTEFWRWWVVHMWVEGAFEFFIVALVGFTLVSMNLLKKRSAEKAVMVQALLVMGTGVIGVSHHYWWVGQPDMWVPIGSAFSTLELIPLVFILYEAIGQYRAMSNSGDSFPYTLPFMFIIASGVWNFVGAGVLGFFINLPFINYFEHGTYLTVAHAHAAMFGAFGLLALGMVTYMLRIAVPEAKWDPTNLRRAFWAWNVGLALMVGVSLLPVGFLQLEVAFTQSYDAARSLAFYNGELVQLLFWLRMPGDTLVIIGTAIFCWDVAKKVLARGETTPGDQPTDAPVTAGPAAETDD
- a CDS encoding cupin domain-containing protein translates to MTETVALDDLTETPREVAFPGSEPKTVRLELDAGDEVPAHRHPERQIVVHLVSGRLDVRVEDESNVLEPGDLLRFDGRKEVAPKAEEDTTALLVLAPRADE
- a CDS encoding cupin domain-containing protein — translated: MVATDFDAEREYDDERFSARSVFRSDRAKVVLGYFEPGQFIPVHAPDSDVAITVQRGTGLVRDGEDDHRVGPGDVVVVPAGADRGVKADDGERLEATLVTAPPPTDAEHDPVREGLRKGEFDARGPERTK
- a CDS encoding extracellular solute-binding protein, coding for MRRRTLLLSGGALAASAVGVRVTGSVGGGNEDDHATALVAGSLQTVADDVAGATAEAHGSLSAVRLVRSGARNPDAIALADPDLVDGLAGWHATFATNALVVVYNPDSPHADAIRRDWRSVLAREDVSVGRTDPERDPLGYRTLLALELAGRDAPGDDAPAEDIRANADVFPETQLLRALETGGLDAAFAYRNMAVAHDLPRVDLPPEIDLSDPRLADRYRTAEVTVGSETVRGEPIRYGAAFLTDEGREFYRNLTRDAERLRKLGFTVPDSFPVEHGRQNR